A single region of the Bacteroidota bacterium genome encodes:
- a CDS encoding efflux RND transporter periplasmic adaptor subunit, protein MSGRFFSFKEAEAVILRQLDGRNSLETVKTMAERELGGTLPRETLDRFINNLRQKGLLAEGRSGTGSIPAAPGRIRGNPFYVRVKLFDPDLLFGRLAKRLGFLFTPSFVVGSGLLILFAGAITFSNWNELRVSFGNLLQFQSLLFAWVVVLFVIAAHETSHGVSCKRFGGSVHEVGFLLLYFQPAFYCNVSDAWLFREKSKRLWVTFAGAYFEIFLWALATIVWRVTDPGSVVNNMAVVITATSGIKSLFNLNPLIKLDGYYLLSDYLEIPNLRRKAFEYLRGTVGRFWSSAAGQMKKITPRQRRIFLIYSVLASVYSYWLFSFVLSRLGGFLTSRYQGWGFVIFVLLLTGLFRGTLRRILRRPLSVFTNSQSIMKRVSKPVKFLVVGAVLLLFLVFYRGELKVSGQFTILPSRNAEVRGEVEGIIEEIFHDEGDVVEKGAPIARLGDREYSSELAKIKAQIDENRAQLKLLQAGARPEEIELAKTRLAKAVERLKYANKDLDMDKSLLEKQIISQKNFTETEGTSVVRKKELDEAADELRLLQAGSRKEVIEALQAKIGSLEAQKDYLGRQVQLLTITSPISGVVTSHKLREKIGQNVKKGDLIAAVNDIKTVTAEISVPEKEIADVRLGEKVVLKAQAFPSLDFEGTVSSIAPIAVKQTELRDDRTILVMTSLENSSMLLKPEMSGNAKIYCGDQPLINIIGRRLVRFVRVEFWSWW, encoded by the coding sequence GTGTCGGGGAGGTTTTTCAGCTTCAAGGAGGCCGAAGCTGTCATCCTGCGGCAGCTGGATGGAAGGAATTCTCTCGAGACCGTGAAGACGATGGCTGAACGAGAGCTGGGCGGTACGCTCCCGCGCGAGACCCTCGACCGGTTCATTAATAACCTGAGGCAGAAGGGCCTTCTGGCAGAAGGCCGGAGCGGTACGGGATCCATTCCGGCGGCACCCGGGAGGATTCGCGGAAACCCCTTCTACGTGCGAGTAAAGCTTTTTGATCCCGACCTGCTGTTCGGCCGATTGGCGAAACGGCTGGGCTTCCTCTTCACTCCGTCGTTCGTCGTCGGGTCGGGCCTTCTGATCCTGTTCGCGGGGGCGATCACGTTTTCGAACTGGAACGAGCTCAGGGTTAGTTTCGGGAACCTGCTCCAGTTTCAATCGCTCTTGTTCGCCTGGGTGGTGGTGTTGTTTGTCATCGCAGCCCATGAGACTTCCCACGGGGTGAGCTGCAAACGATTTGGGGGAAGCGTCCACGAGGTCGGATTCCTGCTCCTGTATTTCCAACCCGCATTCTATTGCAATGTGAGCGACGCCTGGCTCTTCAGGGAGAAGTCAAAACGGCTCTGGGTCACGTTTGCGGGAGCCTATTTCGAGATTTTTCTCTGGGCCCTTGCAACGATCGTCTGGCGGGTGACGGATCCCGGCAGCGTCGTGAATAATATGGCGGTGGTCATCACGGCAACTTCCGGCATCAAGTCTCTTTTCAATCTCAATCCGCTGATAAAATTGGACGGCTATTACCTCCTGAGCGACTATCTGGAGATTCCCAACCTCCGGCGAAAAGCGTTCGAGTATCTGAGAGGGACGGTCGGCAGGTTCTGGAGCTCTGCAGCAGGGCAGATGAAGAAAATAACCCCGCGCCAACGGCGGATTTTCCTCATCTATAGCGTGCTCGCCTCTGTCTATTCGTACTGGTTGTTCAGCTTTGTCCTTTCGAGGCTTGGAGGGTTTTTGACCTCCCGGTATCAAGGCTGGGGATTTGTTATATTTGTCCTCTTGCTGACAGGGCTCTTTCGGGGGACACTCAGGAGAATTCTGCGGCGCCCTCTGTCGGTTTTCACGAATAGCCAATCCATAATGAAGCGCGTAAGTAAACCGGTTAAATTTCTTGTGGTTGGAGCCGTGCTCCTCCTATTCCTCGTGTTCTACCGCGGCGAGCTCAAGGTCTCGGGACAGTTTACCATTCTGCCGAGCCGCAACGCGGAGGTCCGGGGCGAAGTGGAAGGTATCATCGAGGAAATCTTCCATGACGAAGGGGACGTCGTCGAAAAAGGCGCCCCGATCGCACGCCTCGGCGACAGAGAGTACAGCTCCGAACTGGCGAAAATCAAAGCTCAGATCGACGAGAATAGGGCGCAGCTTAAACTGCTCCAGGCGGGCGCACGGCCGGAGGAGATTGAGCTTGCCAAGACCCGTCTTGCCAAAGCCGTGGAGCGCCTTAAGTACGCGAACAAAGACCTCGACATGGATAAGTCGCTTCTTGAGAAACAGATTATTTCTCAAAAGAACTTCACCGAGACGGAGGGGACATCTGTCGTACGGAAAAAGGAGCTGGATGAGGCCGCCGACGAGCTGAGGTTGCTGCAGGCCGGCAGCAGAAAAGAGGTCATCGAGGCATTGCAGGCAAAAATCGGGAGTTTGGAAGCGCAGAAGGACTACCTTGGACGGCAGGTACAACTCCTCACGATCACAAGCCCGATCTCCGGCGTCGTCACCTCGCACAAATTGAGGGAGAAGATCGGCCAGAATGTAAAGAAGGGGGACCTCATTGCCGCGGTGAACGATATCAAGACCGTCACCGCGGAGATTTCGGTACCCGAGAAGGAGATCGCGGACGTCAGGCTGGGGGAGAAAGTGGTTCTCAAGGCTCAGGCGTTTCCGAGCCTCGATTTTGAGGGTACGGTCAGCTCGATAGCGCCCATCGCCGTGAAGCAAACAGAATTGAGGGATGACCGGACGATCCTCGTCATGACTTCCCTCGAGAATTCATCAATGCTCCTCAAGCCCGAGATGAGCGGAAACGCGAAAATCTACTGCGGCGATCAGCCTCTCATCAATATCATCGGGCGGCGGCTCGTTCGGTTCGTGAGAGTCGAATTCTGGTCGTGGTGGTGA
- a CDS encoding type II toxin-antitoxin system HigB family toxin, with translation MRVITRPVLIHFAKRHKDAEQSIRAWYHEARKADWKHSNEIKALYGTASVLKNGRVVFNICGNKYRLITAIKFKPKIVYIRFIGTHHEYDMINAETI, from the coding sequence GTGAGAGTGATAACACGCCCTGTTTTGATTCACTTTGCCAAACGGCACAAGGATGCGGAACAATCAATCAGGGCGTGGTACCATGAGGCAAGGAAAGCGGATTGGAAGCACAGTAATGAAATCAAGGCGCTCTACGGCACTGCAAGTGTCTTGAAAAACGGGAGGGTCGTTTTCAACATTTGCGGAAACAAATACAGGCTTATTACGGCAATCAAGTTCAAGCCGAAGATAGTTTACATACGATTTATCGGAACTCATCACGAGTACGATATGATAAATGCGGAGACGATATGA
- a CDS encoding helix-turn-helix domain-containing protein, translating into MSIQPIRTRADYKEALSFIESHFDAKPDSRDGRMVEVLAILVEKYEDEHFPIEAPTPVEAIKFRMEQLGMSNGDLAKIIGTPARVSEIFNGKRNLSVKMMKILHRKLQVPAEVLLGA; encoded by the coding sequence ATGAGCATACAACCGATTAGAACCAGGGCAGATTACAAGGAAGCCCTTTCTTTCATTGAATCCCATTTCGATGCAAAGCCGGATTCCAGGGACGGACGCATGGTGGAAGTTCTGGCTATCCTGGTCGAGAAATACGAAGATGAGCACTTTCCGATCGAAGCCCCGACACCCGTCGAGGCGATCAAATTCAGAATGGAACAATTAGGAATGTCTAATGGAGACCTGGCGAAAATCATTGGCACGCCAGCTCGGGTATCGGAGATATTCAACGGCAAGCGAAATCTTTCTGTGAAGATGATGAAAATCCTTCATCGTAAGTTGCAAGTTCCTGCCGAAGTGCTTCTCGGCGCATAA